The sequence below is a genomic window from Flavobacterium sediminilitoris.
AAAAATTTTATTGTAAATAAAGCTAAAATATTAAACCATAGATGGATTATTGCAGAGTTTTCAAATGGAAATCTTTGGGGACAAATTTTGGTAAAATATTTTTATAATGATAATGAGCCAACAGATTTTGAAACAGTAGAAACTATTCTGTATGAAAAACAAAGAGTAGAAAAATAAATAAAAAAGCTCCATATCGGAGCTTTTTTATTGCACAGTAATTTCTATTTTTGCACAACACAACACACTATTATGTACAAGATATTTATTAGACCTATTTTTTTCTTATTTGATCCTGAAAAAATACATTATTTCACTTTCTCTTTAATTAAATTTCTTAATTCTATAGGATTTAATACAATTTTTAAAAGTATTTATGAAGTAAAAGATACTCGTTTAGAAAGAGAAGTTTTCGGATTAAAATTTAAAAATCCAGTAGGATTAGCTGCTGGTTTCGATAAAGATGCCAAATTGTATAAAGAACTTTCAAGTTTAGGTTTTGGTTTTATAGAAATAGGTACTTTAACACCAAAAGGACAAGAAGGAAACCCTAAAAAAAGACTTTTTCGCTTAAAAGAAGATAGTGCTATTATTAATAGAATGGGCTTTAATAATGGAGGAGTGTTAGAAGCAGTCGAAAGGTTGAAAAAAAATAATGGAGTACTTATAGGAGGAAATATAGGAAAAAACAAAGTAACTCCAAATGATGAAGCAGTAAAAGACTATGAAATTTGCTTTGAAGCCCTATTTCCTTATGTTGATTATTTTGTAGTTAATGTAAGTTCACCAAATACACCAAATCTACGAGAACTTCAAGATAAAAAACCACTTACAGAGTTATTACAAACATTACAAAATAAAAACGAAGTAAAGTCAGAGCCAAAACCAATACTTTTAAAAATAGCTCCAGATTTAACAAATGAGCAATTATTAGATATTATTGATATAATCAATGATACAAAAATTGCAGGAGTAATTGCTACAAATACAACAATTTCACGAGATGGTTTACAATCAGAAAATAAAAAAGAAGTAGGAGGATTGTCAGGAAAGCCTTTAACTAATCGCTCTACAGAAGTAATCCGATTTCTTTCAGAAAAAAGTAATAAAGCATTTCCAATAATTGGAGTAGGAGGAATTCATACTGCAAAAGATGCTTTAGAAAAACTAGAAGCAGGAGCAAGTTTGGTGCAACTCTATACAGGATTTATATATGAAGGACCAAAATTAATTAAAGATATTAATAAAGCAATTTTAAGTGCTAAAACGATTTCGTAAAACGCAATTCTTTTTTATCTTTGGTATCCAATGAAAAAAGTAAAAATTATAGAATGTCCACGAGATGCCATGCAAGGTATAAAGGACTTTATTCCAACTGAAAAAAAAGTACAATATATTCAATCTCTTTTGAGAGTAGGCTTCGATACAATTGATTTTGGTAGTTTTGTTTCCCCAAAAGCAATTCCGCAAATGCAAGACACTGCTGAAGTTTTATCTAAATTAGATTTATCACAAACAAAAAGTAAATTATTAGCAATTGTAGCTAATACGAAAGGAGCAGAGCTAGCTTCTGTTTATAATGAAATACAATATTTAGGTTTTCCTTTTTCAATTTCTGAAAATTTTCAGATGAGAAACACGCATAAAACAATTGCAGAATCAATCGTTACTCTTCAAGAGATTTTAGAAATAGCAAATAGTACAAATAAAGAAGTAGTAACTTATATTTCAATGGGATTTGGTAATCCTTATGGAGATCCTTGGAATGTTGATATTGTAGGCGAATGGACGGAGAAATTAGCCAATATGGGAGTTAAAATTTTATCATTATCTGATACCATTGGAAGTTCAACACCAGAAGTAATAGATTATTTATTTTCAAATTTAATCCCAAAATATAAAGAAATTGAATTTGGAGCACATCTACACACAACACCAGATTCTTGGTTTGAAAAAATTGATGCCGCATACAAAGCAGGTTGTATAAGGTTTGATGGAGCTATAAAAGGATATGGAGGATGTCCAATGGCAAAAGATGACTTGACAGGAAATATGCCAACAGAAAAAATGTTATCTTATTTTACTTCAAATAAAATTGAAACGAATTGTCATGCAATTAGTTTTGAAAGTTCTTATAATGAAGCACTAAAAATTTTTAATAGTTATCATTAAAATGATTGATTTCACCCCTTATTTGAAATACTTAGGATTATATACTGTTTTTATCCCTTTATTTTTATTCATTTTTATATCTCTTTACTTTATTATAATCTTTTGTAAATATAAAGGGCCTAATGAACTGTTTGTAAATTATACTTTTTATATACCGATTATTGGCTCTTTAGCATTAGGAGCTTTACTTTTTTATACATCTTTTTTTTGGATTACACTTGCTATTTATACTCTTATATTTTTTGCGCTTCATCTGGTTTCTTTTAAGGCATTAGGTGCTGCGGTGAAAGATAAAACAAGTATGGGTGTAACTATGGTCTCAGGTTTAATAGGAATGTATATCTTTTTTTCTTGTGCCTTAGCCTGTTTTATTAAAATTTTGTTTTAAATAATTGATTATAAATTATTTAGTATTTTTTACGCCTTACAATTTTAATTTATTCTAAATAAAGTTTGTAAATTACTTTTTACTTTATATTTTTGCAATATAAATTATTTTAAATAAATCTAAATAAACAACAAAATGCGTTTTAATAAGTACATTTTAGGATCACTTTCGCTAGCTTTATTCACATTTACATCATGTTCAGATGATGATAGTACCATAGAAGAAACAGGTATTTCAATTCCTCAAACTTATACATTTGAAAGAAATGGAACTACAACAGTAGATTTTGAAGGTCAATCAAGCAGATTGTTAATGTTACAAGAAATGGGTAACTATATTAAAGATCAAGCTGCTGCAAATGCAATTGTAGATGCTACAGTATTGGATAATATGTATACTAATACAAATAATCCGTTTTCAACAACAGATTTAAATGAATCAGGAAAACAATTAAGAAACAAAACGGCAGCTTCAAGAGATTATTTTGTAAATCTTGGAGGTGGTTCTTCAGTAGAGCAAGATTCTGTCAGAAGTTATTTTGAAGCACAGTTCGATGATGCAAATGCTGCAAGTCAAGGTAATACTGCATCAGCAAGTGTTCCAGGATTTTACGTTGATGGATCTTCTACACGTCTTTTTGCTGCAAATGGATTAGAACCACAACAAGTTTTATTAAAAGGAATGATGGGAGCTTGTTTTATAGACCAAGTTGTAAATAACTATTTAAGTCTTGCTGTTTTAGACGAATCTACAAGTAGAGATGATAATACTAATAAGGTATTAGTATCAGGAAAGAGCTACACAAACATGGAACATAAATGGGATGAAGCTTATGGTTATATTTATGGAGCAGGCGGAGGAAAATATTGGGATAGTTATATTAATCAAGTGGCTGCTGATGCAGATTTTAGTTCGGTAAAAGAAAATATTGAAGTAGCATTTAGAAAAGGAAGAGCAGCTATTGTAGCAAATAACTACACTTTAAGAGATGAGCAAATTGCAATTATAAAAAGTAATTTGGCAAAAGTGCCAGCAGTAAGAGCGGTATACTATTTAAAAAATGGTAAAACAAACTTAGTTACAGATAATGGAGCAAAAGCATTTCATGCGATTTCTGAAGCTTATGGTTTCATAATGTCATTACGTTATACAAACAATCCAGAAACAAATGCACCGTATTTTACTAAACAAGAAGTTGACGACTTATTAGCAGAATTAATAGCTGGTACAAATGGATTATGGGATGTAGATTATCTAAATATCCACTTAGATATTATTGCTACAAAAATTGCAACACGTTTTGGGTTTACTGTTACACAAGCTGAAACAGTTAACTAAAAAATAATAGTTACTAAATTGTTATTGCAACTATTTTAAATTAATTTTGCAAAAAAAATATGATGAAGAAATTTCTTTTTTTAATCGTTCCAATATTCGTTCTAGCTTCATGTTCTGGAGACGATAATAATACCAATACAAGTGGTGATGATTACAACAGAACAGAGTTGTTGACAGATTGGGCAGATAATTTAATTATTCCTAGACTAACAAATTATCAAACGAAAGTGGAAACATTGAAAACAGATGCTTCTACTTTTACAACAACACCTAATCAAACTAATTTAGATATATTAAGAGCATCATGGTTAGAAGCATATACAGCTTATCAATATGTAGGAGCATTTAATATAGGAAAAGCAGAAGAAATTAATTTGAATAGTACTACTAACATTTATCCAACAAATACAGTAGGTATAGAATCAAATATTGCAAGTGGTGCTTATAATTTTTCATTGTTATCTCAATATGACAGACAAGGTTTCCCAGCATTAGATTATATGTTAAACGGTTTAGCAGTTACAGATGCTGAAATCATAGATTTCTATGTGTCAAATGCTAATGCTACAGGATATAAGCAATATTTAAACGATTTATCAAATCAATTAAAAACAAATATTGATGCAGTAGTTACAGATTGGAATAC
It includes:
- a CDS encoding imelysin family protein → MMKKFLFLIVPIFVLASCSGDDNNTNTSGDDYNRTELLTDWADNLIIPRLTNYQTKVETLKTDASTFTTTPNQTNLDILRASWLEAYTAYQYVGAFNIGKAEEINLNSTTNIYPTNTVGIESNIASGAYNFSLLSQYDRQGFPALDYMLNGLAVTDAEIIDFYVSNANATGYKQYLNDLSNQLKTNIDAVVTDWNTSYRTAYIASNGNAISSSVNKTINSFVKYYEKDIRLGKVGYPAGKFGNSIFPEKVEAYYKNDVSKILLNESIKATQDFFNGKYFNSNTNGKSLKSYLDYLNAVRDGQNLSDIINNQFATINSTNALLSDSFSNQVTTNNSVMFASYDELQRNVVYFKIDMMSALNITVDYVDNDGD
- a CDS encoding hydroxymethylglutaryl-CoA lyase, translating into MKKVKIIECPRDAMQGIKDFIPTEKKVQYIQSLLRVGFDTIDFGSFVSPKAIPQMQDTAEVLSKLDLSQTKSKLLAIVANTKGAELASVYNEIQYLGFPFSISENFQMRNTHKTIAESIVTLQEILEIANSTNKEVVTYISMGFGNPYGDPWNVDIVGEWTEKLANMGVKILSLSDTIGSSTPEVIDYLFSNLIPKYKEIEFGAHLHTTPDSWFEKIDAAYKAGCIRFDGAIKGYGGCPMAKDDLTGNMPTEKMLSYFTSNKIETNCHAISFESSYNEALKIFNSYH
- a CDS encoding DUF4856 domain-containing protein, producing MRFNKYILGSLSLALFTFTSCSDDDSTIEETGISIPQTYTFERNGTTTVDFEGQSSRLLMLQEMGNYIKDQAAANAIVDATVLDNMYTNTNNPFSTTDLNESGKQLRNKTAASRDYFVNLGGGSSVEQDSVRSYFEAQFDDANAASQGNTASASVPGFYVDGSSTRLFAANGLEPQQVLLKGMMGACFIDQVVNNYLSLAVLDESTSRDDNTNKVLVSGKSYTNMEHKWDEAYGYIYGAGGGKYWDSYINQVAADADFSSVKENIEVAFRKGRAAIVANNYTLRDEQIAIIKSNLAKVPAVRAVYYLKNGKTNLVTDNGAKAFHAISEAYGFIMSLRYTNNPETNAPYFTKQEVDDLLAELIAGTNGLWDVDYLNIHLDIIATKIATRFGFTVTQAETVN
- a CDS encoding quinone-dependent dihydroorotate dehydrogenase, translating into MYKIFIRPIFFLFDPEKIHYFTFSLIKFLNSIGFNTIFKSIYEVKDTRLEREVFGLKFKNPVGLAAGFDKDAKLYKELSSLGFGFIEIGTLTPKGQEGNPKKRLFRLKEDSAIINRMGFNNGGVLEAVERLKKNNGVLIGGNIGKNKVTPNDEAVKDYEICFEALFPYVDYFVVNVSSPNTPNLRELQDKKPLTELLQTLQNKNEVKSEPKPILLKIAPDLTNEQLLDIIDIINDTKIAGVIATNTTISRDGLQSENKKEVGGLSGKPLTNRSTEVIRFLSEKSNKAFPIIGVGGIHTAKDALEKLEAGASLVQLYTGFIYEGPKLIKDINKAILSAKTIS